A genome region from Nocardia sp. NBC_01730 includes the following:
- a CDS encoding CBS domain-containing protein, with protein MTIAREIMSVDVQCVRSSDSVVAAAQRMAELNVGALPICGEDDRLKGMLTDRDIVLKVVAERKDPLGVDAGELAEGVPVTVDATDDVRKVMSVMSQYQVRRVPVLENHRLVGIIAQADVATSLGNAESGSTVEAVSTDF; from the coding sequence ATGACAATCGCGCGCGAAATCATGTCCGTGGACGTCCAATGTGTGCGCTCCAGCGACTCTGTCGTCGCTGCGGCGCAACGGATGGCGGAGCTGAACGTGGGGGCGCTGCCGATCTGCGGCGAGGACGATCGGCTGAAAGGCATGCTGACCGACCGCGATATCGTGCTGAAGGTGGTCGCGGAACGCAAAGACCCGCTCGGCGTGGACGCGGGCGAACTCGCCGAAGGCGTGCCGGTGACCGTGGACGCGACCGACGACGTGCGCAAAGTCATGTCGGTGATGTCGCAGTATCAGGTACGGCGCGTGCCGGTCCTGGAGAACCACCGTCTGGTCGGCATCATCGCGCAGGCCGACGTCGCGACGTCGCTCGGCAACGCCGAGTCGGGTAGCACGGTCGAGGCGGTCTCGACCGACTTCTGA